A DNA window from Pseudomonadota bacterium contains the following coding sequences:
- the aceA gene encoding isocitrate lyase has protein sequence MKLEEQVKQIEKDWAENPRWKGVERGYSATDVVRLRGSVQPDYTLARRGAEKLWALVNGEAKKGYVNCMGALTGGQAMQQAKAGIEAIYLSGWQVAADANTSETMYPDQSLYAYDSVPTVVRRINNTFKRADEIQWKAICDGKMKEQDATDYFLPIVADAEAGFGGVLNAFELMKNMIVNGASGVHFEDQLAAVKKCGHMGGKVLVPTQEAVQKLIAARLASDVLGVPTVLLARTDANAANLLTSDVDDYDKPFCTGERSNEGFYYTKAGIDQAIARGLAYAPYADLLWCETATPDLEEAKKFAEAIKKEYPDQLLSYNCSPSFNWKKNLDDATIAKFQAELSAMGYKYQFITLAGIHNMWYNMFDLAYYYARGEGMKHYVEKVQEPEFAAADRGYTFVAHQQEVGAGYFDDVTTVIQGGKSSVTALTGSTEEAQF, from the coding sequence ATGAAGCTTGAAGAGCAGGTGAAACAGATTGAGAAAGATTGGGCGGAAAACCCACGTTGGAAGGGCGTTGAGCGGGGATATTCCGCGACTGACGTCGTTCGTTTGCGCGGTTCCGTCCAGCCCGACTACACTTTGGCCCGTCGCGGTGCCGAGAAATTGTGGGCATTGGTAAACGGCGAGGCCAAGAAAGGCTATGTGAACTGTATGGGTGCGCTGACGGGTGGTCAGGCCATGCAACAAGCCAAGGCAGGGATCGAGGCGATCTATCTGTCCGGATGGCAGGTCGCGGCGGACGCCAATACCTCTGAGACCATGTATCCCGACCAGTCTCTGTACGCTTACGATTCGGTTCCCACCGTGGTTCGCCGAATCAATAACACCTTCAAACGCGCCGACGAAATCCAGTGGAAGGCGATCTGCGACGGCAAGATGAAGGAACAGGACGCCACTGATTACTTTCTGCCGATCGTTGCCGATGCGGAAGCCGGCTTTGGCGGTGTTCTGAATGCCTTTGAATTAATGAAAAACATGATCGTCAATGGCGCCTCCGGGGTGCACTTTGAAGATCAATTGGCTGCCGTAAAGAAGTGCGGTCACATGGGCGGTAAAGTTTTGGTGCCTACGCAGGAAGCAGTACAGAAGCTGATCGCGGCCCGGTTGGCTTCCGACGTGCTGGGCGTTCCGACTGTGCTGTTGGCGCGCACGGACGCCAATGCCGCTAATCTGCTGACTTCCGACGTCGACGATTATGACAAACCTTTCTGCACCGGCGAACGGTCTAACGAAGGTTTTTACTACACGAAAGCTGGAATCGATCAAGCCATCGCCCGTGGTCTTGCCTACGCACCGTACGCCGATTTGTTGTGGTGTGAGACGGCAACCCCGGATTTGGAAGAGGCGAAGAAGTTTGCTGAGGCCATTAAAAAGGAATATCCGGATCAGCTGTTGTCCTACAACTGCTCGCCCAGCTTCAACTGGAAGAAAAACCTGGATGATGCCACCATCGCCAAATTCCAGGCGGAGCTATCGGCCATGGGCTACAAGTATCAGTTCATCACCTTAGCTGGTATTCACAACATGTGGTACAACATGTTCGATTTGGCCTATTACTACGCGCGGGGCGAAGGCATGAAGCACTATGTTGAAAAAGTGCAGGAGCCCGAATTCGCTGCTGCCGATCGTGGCTATACCTTCGTGGCGCACCAACAAGAAGTCGGTGCTGGTTACTTCGATGACGTGACCACGGTGATTCAAGGCGGGAAATCTTCCGTAACGGCCTTGACGGGCTCCACCGAAGAAGCGCAATTCTAA